A single window of Nasonia vitripennis strain AsymCx chromosome 4, Nvit_psr_1.1, whole genome shotgun sequence DNA harbors:
- the LOC100116329 gene encoding tubulin beta-1 chain, producing MREIVHIQAGQCGNQIGAKFWEIISDEHGIDPTGAYHGDSDLQLERINVYYNEASGGKYVPRAILVDLEPGTMDSVRSGPFGQIFRPDNFVFGQSGAGNNWAKGHYTEGAELVDSVLDVVRKEAESCDCLQGFQLTHSLGGGTGSGMGTLLISKIREEYPDRIMNTYSVVPSPKVSDTVVEPYNATLSVHQLVENTDETYCIDNEALYDICFRTLKLSTPTYGDLNHLVSLTMSGVTTCLRFPGQLNADLRKLAVNMVPFPRLHFFMPGFAPLTSRGSQQYRALSVPELTQQMFDAKNMMAACDPRHGRYLTVAAIFRGRMSMKEVDEQMLNIQNKNSSYFVEWIPNNVKTAVCDIPPRGLKMSATFIGNSTAIQELFKRISEQFTAMFRRKAFLHWYTGEGMDEMEFTEAESNMNDLVSEYQQYQEATADEDAEFDEEAEQEVDEN from the exons TTTTGGGAAATCATCAGTGACGAGCATGGCATTGACCCGACTGGTGCCTACCACGGTGACAGCGACCTCCAGCTCGAGAGGATCAACGTGTACTACAATGAGGCCTCCGGTGGCAAATATGTGCCCAGAGCCATCCTTGTGGATCTGGAGCCCGGCACCATGGACTCGGTCAGATCCGGCCCCTTCGGCCAGATCTTCCGACCGGACAACTTCGTGTTCGGACAGTCTGGTGCTGGTAACAACTGGGCCAAGGGTCACTACACCGAGGGTGCTGAGCTCGTAGACTCAGTCCTCGATGTCGTCCGCAAGGAAGCCGAGAGCTGCGACTGCCTTCAGGGCTTCCAGCTGACCCACTCGCTTGGAGGTGGTACCGGATCCGGTATGGGAACCCTCCTCATCTCCAAGATCCGTGAGGAATACCCCGACAGGATCATGAACACCTACTCGGTCGTACCCTCGCCCAAGGTCTCAGACACCGTCGTCGAGCCCTACAACGCCACCCTCTCCGTGCACCAGCTCGTCGAGAACACCGACGAGACCTATTGCATTGACAACGAGGCACTCTACGATATCTGCTTCAGAACGCTCAAGCTCTCCACACCCACATACGGTGACCTCAACCATCTCGTATCTCTCACAATGTCCGGTGTCACAACTTGCCTCAG GTTCCCCGGTCAGTTGAACGCTGATCTCAGGAAACTCGCCGTCAACATGGTACCGTTCCCTCGTCTTCACTTCTTCATGCCCGGTTTCGCCCCTCTGACCTCCAGAGGCAGCCAACAGTACAGAGCCCTCTCGGTCCCCGAGCTCACCCAACAGATGTTCGACGCCAAGAACATGATGGCTGCCTGCGACCCACGACACGGACGCTACCTGACCGTCGCCGCCATCTTCCGTGGTCGCATGTCCATGAAGGAGGTCGACGAGCAGATGCTCAACATCCAGAACAAGAACAGCTCGTACTTCGTCGAATGGATCCCGAACAACGTCAAGACCGCCGTGTGCGACATCCCACCACGTGGTCTCAAGATGTCCGCGACCTTCATCGGAAACAGCACCGCCATCCAGGAGCTGTTCAAGCGTATCTCAGAGCAGTTCACCGCTATGTTCAGAAGGAAAGCTTTCTTGCATTGGTACACTGGCGAGGGTATGGACGAGATGGAATTCACCGAGGCCGAGTCGAACATGAACGATCTGGTGTCCGAGTACCAACAGTACCAGGAGGCCACCGCCGACGAGGACGCCGAGTTCGACGAGGAGGCCGAGCAGGAGGTCGACGAGAACTAG
- the LOC100119733 gene encoding tubulin beta chain, whose protein sequence is MREIVHLQAGQCGNQIGAKFWEVISEEHGIDQSGIYHGDSDLQLERIDVYYNEASVATSTNGGKYVPRAILLDLEPGTMDAVRSGAYGKLFRPDNFVFGQSGAGNNWAKGHYTEGAELVDSVLDVVRKECENCDCLQGFQLTHSLGGGTGSGMGTLLISKIREEYPDRIMNTYSVMPSPKVSDTVVEPYNATLSVHQLVENTDETYCIDNEALYDICFRTLKVSNPSYGDLNHLVSLTMSGVTTCLRFPGQLNADLRKLAVNMVPFPRLHFFMPGFAPLTSRSMQQYSTLSVPELTQQMFDAKNMMAACDPRHGRYLTVAAVFRGRMSMKEVDEQMLSVQNKNSSYFVEWIPNNVKTAVCDIPPKGLKMSSTFIGNTTAIQELFKRISEQFTAMFRRKAFLHWYTGEGMDEMEFTEAESNMNDLVSEYQQYQEATTEEDFETEDAGDDFETCDQE, encoded by the exons ATGAGGGAAATCGTACATCTGCAGGCCGGACAGTGCGGCAATCAGATCGGAGCCAAG TTCTGGGAGGTAATTTCGGAGGAGCACGGAATAGACCAGTCGGGCATCTACCATGGCGACAGCGACCTGCAGCTCGAGAGGATCGACGTCTACTACAACGAGGCTTCGG TGGCGACGTCGACGAACGGCGGCAAGTATGTGCCCCGGGCGATCCTGCTGGACCTGGAGCCCGGCACTATGGACGCGGTTCGCTCCGGCGCCTACGGCAAGCTCTTCCGGCCGGACAACTTCGTTTTCGGCCAATCGGGCGCCGGAAATAACTGGGCCAAGGGCCACTACACCGAGGGTGCGGAGCTCGTCGACTCCGTCCTCGACGTCGTGCGCAAGGAGTGCGAGAACTGCGACTGCCTCCAGGGCTTCCAGCTGACCCACTCGCTCGGAGGTGGTACCGGCTCCGGTATGGGGACCCTCCTCATCTCCAAGATTCGGGAGGAGTATCCCGACAGGATCATGAACACCTACTCCGTCATGCCGTCGCCGAAGGTGTCGGACACCGTAGTCGAGCCGTACAATGCGACCCTCTCCGTGCACCAGCTGGTGGAGAACACCGATGAGACTTACTGTATCGACAACGAGGCGCTTTACGACATCTGCTTCAGGACACTCAAG GTGTCCAACCCGTCGTACGGCGACCTGAACCACCTGGTCTCCCTGACCATGTCGGGCGTGACAACCTGCCTTCGCTTCCCCGGTCAGCTGAACGCTGACCTGCGCAAGCTGGCGGTGAACATGGTCCCCTTCCCGCGTCTCCACTTCTTCATGCCGGGCTTCGCTCCTCTGACCTCCCGCTCCATGCAGCAGTACTCGACCTTGTCGGTTCCCGAACTGACCCAGCAGATGTTCGACGCCAAGAACATGATGGCCGCCTGTGACCCACGCCACGGCCGCTACCTGACCGTCGCCGCCGTCTTCCGCGGTCGCATGTCCATGAAGGAGGTCGACGAGCAGATGCTCAGCGTCCAGAACAAGAACAGCTCGTACTTCGTCGAGTGGATCCCCAACAACGTCAAGACCGCCGTCTGCGACATCCCGCCCAAGGGCCTGAAGATGTCGTCGACCTTCATCGGCAACACCACAGCCATCCAGGAGCTCTTCAAACGCATCTCGGAGCAGTTCACCGCCATGTTCAGAAGGAAAGCCTTCTTGCATTGGTACACCGGCGAGGGCATGGACGAGATGGAATTCACCGAGGCCGAGTCGAACATGAACGACCTGGTGTCCGAGTACCAGCAGTACCAGGAGGCCACCACGGAGGAGGACTTCGAGACCGAAGATGCCGGCGACGACTTCGAGACGTGCGATCAGGAGTGA
- the LOC100679981 gene encoding beta-alanine transporter translates to MSSIDFDEVLLHVGEKGRYQNIMYYLLCIPATLPAAFLAFSQVFVSASPEHWCRIPELDNITGVLMSLEDRKALSLPYRNKSDGKREYSKCLMYDTNYTALLESWLSSGGPYYYDNATSTTSRPGDVADTGGFNDLRQDGSAGAFNDESYGSTVNPTSLLRFPRRLPPPPVSDPNWPIVQCKHGWNYDTRDYDSTLVTELDLVCDNSWWPSTSTTFFFVGSLFGNVVFGWIADKWGRRTAFLTIIFPEVIFSIATSFSPNYVVYTALRTINGLFFPAIYQIPFILALELMGPRYRTFAGMVISIFFATAMSLLALLSYLMRNWYSLSLVISVPFVALFSYYWIIPESPRWLLSKNRIDEAEVIVQAMAKSNGKAVPPNFLRTMELEIMRRQGVSCNDQNSGEITSADLATENRVQPISATPMDLLTNPNIRKKFFILAFDWVANAVVYNGLSYNTTNLGVSDYLAFFIGGVVEIPSYIVTWYAMDRLGRRWVLCITMLLGGVACVSCMFVPEDNVWLTVCLAMVGKFGIAASFAVFYVFVGELLPTVLRSQAMGIASFIAGIGLLTFPYIVHLAVYWRVLPLIVMGSLSVAGAVTSIFLPETLNIHLPQTIEEGELFGADFKLWSCPTSLTKSKKRKGSERIPLKHLVNGGPDRRTSASPSVDPADPSVSAIPTAATAASSNNSSRTSLERQCCLSRSSSGDEENLTRPVVPKVERRRAVVLEGPERVTLVTVHTDK, encoded by the exons ATGAGCTCGATCGACTTCGACGAGGTGCTGCTGCACGTCGGCGAGAAGGGCAGGTACCAGAACATCATGTACTACCTGCTCTGCATACCGGCGACACTGCCCGCTGCGTTCCTCGCCTTCTCGCAG GTCTTCGTGAGCGCGTCGCCGGAGCACTGGTGCCGGATACCCGAGCTGGACAACATAACCGGTGTGCTGATGAGCCTGGAAGATCGAAAAGCCCTCTCTCTGCCCTATCGCAACAAGTCCGACGGCAAGCGCGAGTACTCCAAGTGCCTGATGTACGACACCAACTACACGGCGCTGCTGGAATCCTGGCTGAGCTCGGGTGGGCCGTACTACTACGACAACGCTACCAGCACGACGAGTCGACCTGGCGACGTAGCCGATACCGGCGGCTTTAACGATCTGCGCCAGGACGGCAGTGCCGGAGCTTTCAACGACGAGTCCTACGGCTCGACCGTCAATCCTACCTCGCTGCTGAGATTCCCGAGGAGACTGCCACCGCCTCCGGTCAGCGATCCCAACTGGCCGATCGTTCAGTGCAAGCACGGATGGAACTACGACACTCGGGACTACGACAGCACCCTTGTAACCGAG CTAGATCTCGTATGCGACAACAGCTGGTGGCCCTCGACGTCGACGACCTTCTTCTTCGTCGGCAGTCTCTTCGGCAACGTGGTGTTCGGTTGGATAGCCGACAAGTGGGGTAGGAGGACGGCTTTCCTCACCATCATCTTTCCCGAGGTCATATTCTCCATCGCGACGAGCTTCAGCCCGAACTACGTCGTCTACACTGCGCTGAGGACCATCAACGGTCTGTTCTTTCCTGCCATTTACCAGATACCTTTCATTCTCG CCCTGGAACTGATGGGTCCGAGGTACAGGACGTTCGCCGGTATGGTGATCAGCATCTTCTTCGCCACAGCCATGTCGTTACTGGCACTTCTA AGTTACCTGATGAGGAACTGgtactcgctctcgctcgtcATTTCCGTGCCGTTCGTCGCGCTGTTTAGTTATTACTGGATCATCCCGGAATCGCCCAGATGGCTACTTAGTAAAAACAGGATAGACGAGGCGGAAGTAATCGTCCAGGCGATGGCGAAGTCCAACGGGAAGGCGGTGCCTCCGAATTTTCTGAGGACGATGGAG CTGGAGATAATGCGGAGGCAGGGCGTCTCGTGCAACGACCAGAATTCCGGGGAAATAACGAGCGCCGATCTCGCGACGGAAAACAGGGTGCAACCGATCTCGGCCACGCCGATGGACCTACTGACGAATCCGAACATTCGCAAGAAGTTCTTCATACTGGCGTTCGACTGGGTCGCCAATGCCGTCGTCTACAACGGCCTGTCTTACAACACGACGAATCTCGGGGTTTCCGATTACCTCGCATTTTTTATCG GAGGAGTAGTCGAAATTCCATCGTATATCGTCACGTGGTACGCCATGGACAGACTGGGAAGGCGATGGGTCTTGTGCATAACGATGCTGCTCGGCGGAGTTGCCTGCGTCTCCTGCATGTTCGTCCCTGAAG ACAACGTGTGGCTAACGGTGTGCTTGGCGATGGTGGGCAAGTTTGGCATAGCAGCCTCGTTCGCGGTGTTCTACGTGTTCGTGGGCGAGCTGCTGCCGACGGTGCTGCGCTCCCAGGCGATGGGCATCGCCTCCTTCATCGCCGGTATAGGCTTGCTCACCTTTCCCTACATCGTCCACCTGGCCGTCTACTGGAGGGTGCTACCGCTCATCGTCATGGGCTCGCTGAGTGTCGCTGGGGCCGTCACGTCGATATTCCTGCCGGAAACGCTGAATATTCACCTGCCTCAGACGATAGAGGAGGGCGAGCTCTTCGGGGCAGATTTCAAGCTCTGGTCCTGCCCTACTTCGCTCACCAA GTCCAAAAAGCGCAAAGGCTCGGAGCGTATACCTCTGAAGCACCTCGTGAACGGCGGTCCGGATAGGCGCACCTCGGCCTCGCCGTCCGTCGACCCAGCCGACCCCTCTGTCTCGGCCATACccacagcagcaacagccgcCAGCAGCAATAATAGCAGCAGAACGTCTCTGGAAAGACAGTGTTGCCTTTCGCGCAGTTCCAGCGGCGACGAGGAGAACTTAACGCGGCCGGTGGTTCCGAAGGTCGAGCGCCGGCGAGCCGTCGTCCTCGAGGGGCCTGAGAGAGTCACACTTGTCACTGTACACACTGATAAGTGA
- the LOC100113994 gene encoding 50S ribosomal protein L27, with translation MATLQNFAAKCFGSTSQALLKPAESLAVSCRFASKKSGSTTQNVGNSKPKHRGWKRQDGATVTAGTILATQNTTRFHPGLNVGFGRNGTLFAMHSGKVVVTCEKVDLNWEHTWIQRNYADRQGQPIYKKHFNIIPEPEHKRFKLIDKI, from the exons ATGGCAACGCTTCAGAACTTTGCGGCAAAGTGCTTCGGAAGTACTAGTCAAGCACTGCTAAAACCAGCTGAAAGCTTAGCAG TGAGTTGTCGCTTTGCTTCGAAGAAGTCTGGCTCGACTACCCAAAACGTTggaaattcaaaaccaaaacaCAGAGGATGGAAGAGGCAGGATGGTGCGACTGTTACCGCAGGAACCATCCTAGCCACGCAGAACACCACCAGATTTCATCCTGGATTGAAT GTCGGATTTGGAAGAAATGGAACCTTATTTGCCATGCATTCTGGCAAAGTTGTGGTGACTTGTGAGAAAGTTGATCTGAACTGGGAACACACGTGGATTCAGCGAAATTACGCCGATAGACAAGGACAACCCATTTACAAGAAACACTTCAACATTATTCCAGAGCCTGAGCATAAGCGATTCAAGTTGATCGATAAAATTTAG
- the LOC100119674 gene encoding tRNA-splicing endonuclease subunit Sen34, producing MEEPKIDLVLSGSDVFIWNADDWLKLRQVHRIIGECIGCIAKKPRQETISGLPVLLLPEEAKLLIEKGIGRLVGKPILKETPTESLKKKFEEYREKLFAEQEASMTEQRRIQVEHMMDKIVEGKKRKILGLRTSKKKLRKPVNEETQKALESIEVDREALMEEELSKLPKMEKIDALVQTHTAFPWHTGVIKIEQWNYPSNEEESFRYKVFKDIWEQGFYVTSGQKFGCDFLAYPGDPIMFHSQLMIQCKNRNEELPVLELISECRIGSHVRKTLVYATLSKDGEEIEYFSTRWAESSMGEL from the exons ATGGAAGAACCAAAAATCGACCTGGTCTTATCAGGATCTGACGTTTTTATTTGGAACGCAGATG ACTGGTTGAAATTGAGACAAGTGCACAGGATTATCGGTGAATGCATCGGATGTATAGCAAAGAAACCCAGGCAGGAAACTATTTCTGGTCTTCCTGTGCTTTTATTACCCGAAGAAGCCAAATTGTTGATAGAAAAAGGAATAGGTCGTTTGGTTGGCAAaccaattttaaaagaaacacCTACCgagtcattgaaaaaaaagtttgaggAGTATCGAGAAAAACTATTTGCTGAGCAAGAAGCGTCTATGACTGAACAAAGGAGGATAcag GTTGAACATATGATGGATAAAATCGTTGAAGGCAAGAAAAGAAAGATCTTGGGCTTGCGTACAAGTAAAAAGAAACTCAGAAAGCCTGTGAATGAAGAGACGCAGAAAGCATTGGAGTCCATAGAAGTTGACAGGGAAGCTTTAATGGAAGAAGAATTGTCAAAGTTACCCAAGATGGAAAAAATTGATGCATTGGTGCAAACTCACACTG CATTTCCTTGGCACACTGGTGTCATCAAAATAGAGCAGTGGAACTATCCTTCGAATGAAGAAGAGTCTTTTAGGTATAAggtatttaaagatatttgggAGCAAGGATTCTACGTAACAAGTGGACAAAAATTCGGCTGTGATTTTTTAGCATATCCAG gTGACCCAATCATGTTCCATTCGCAACTCATGATTCAATGTAAAAATCGAAACGAAGAGCTGCCTGTACTGGAACTTATTTCAGAGTGTCGTATCGGAAGTCACGTTCGAAAGACTTTAGTTTACGCTACATTATCCAAAGATGGTGAGGAGATTGAATATTTTTCTACTAGATGGGCAGAATCATCTATGGGAGagttataa